The Candidatus Limnocylindrales bacterium region GGTCGTGCCGCCAGCCCGAGACGAGGTCGCAGCCCTGTTCGAGCCTGGCGATCAGGCGCGCGATGTCGCGCGGATCGTTCTGGCGGTCCGAGTCGAGCGTGACGACGATGTCACCGGTCGTCCGTTCGAGCCCGGCAGCAACCGCCGCCGTCTGGCCGAAGTTGCGCCGGAAGCGTACGACGCGCACGTGCGGGTCCTCGTCGCGGATGCGACGCAGCGTCTCGAACGATCCGTCGCGCGAGCCGTCGTCGACGTAGATGATCTCGTAGCTGCGGCCGAGATCCGCAAGCGCGGCGGTCAGCTCCGCATGCAGCGGCACGAGGTTGTCGACCTCGTTGTAGACCGGCAGCACGACGGAGACGTCCATCAGTTTTCCTTTCTTTCTTCGGACGCGACCGTGCGTCAGCTCTGGAAATCGGTGATCGCCATGAACTGGCGGAAACGGGTGTCGATCTCGGAACGCTCGAGACGCCGCAGGCGATTGAGCCCGAAGTCCTCGACGGTAAACGACGCGACGACGGTTCCGAACACGATCGCCCGCCGCAGTGAGCGGCTGGTTACCTCGCCGTCTGCCGCGAGGCTGCCGAACAGGCCGCCGGCAAAGCTGTCGCCGGCCCCCGTCGGATCGACGACGTTTTCGAGCGGAAACGCCGGCACCGCGAAGATTTCCTGGTCGGAGAACTGAAGGGCGCCGTACTCGCCGCGCTTGACGATCAGGTGCTTCGGTCCCATCGCGAGAATCTTGCGCGCGGCGCGAACCACGTTGCCTTCTTTTGCGAGCAGAAGCGCCTCGGAATCGTTGATGCTCAGCAGGTCGACCTGTGCGAGCAGCGTGCGCAGCTCGGCGGGCGTCGAGTTGATCCAGTGGTCCATCGTGTCGGCGCCGACGTACTCGGGCGCCTCGAGCTGCGACAGCACGTCGGCCTGCAGCGTCGGCATGATGTTGGCGAGGAACACGAACTCGCTGCCGCGATACGATGCCGGCAGCTTCGGCTGGAAATTCTCGAAGACGTTGAGCTTGAGATCGAGCGTGTCGCGGATGTTCAGGTTTTCGTGGTAGCGGCCGGTCCAGCGGAAGGTTTCGCCGGCGCTTTCCTCGAGGCCCTCGATGTTGATCCCGCGCTCGACCAGGAACCGGCGCTCGGCCTCGGGGAAATCCGCACCGACGACGCCGACCAGGTTGACCGGCGCAAAGAAGCTGGCCGCCACCGAGAAATAGCTGCACGCGCCGCCGAGCACGTCTGTCGCGCTGCCGTTCGGGGTCTCGACGTTGTCGATCGCTACCGACCCCACTACGCATACCGATTTTGCCATGTTCCTCCCCCGTTTCCTTTCCCGCGTCCCTGTAGCCGCGTCTTTCTGTGTGCGGGCCCTCCGGCCGCTTCTATGTCAGGCGTCCGATCAGAAGCTTCAGCCGTTCGCGCGTGGCTGGCGGAATTGCCTGCGGCGACGTGATGACGGCGTGGTCGAGCGCGCGACCGCAGTTGCAGGTGCGGCGGACGGCTGCAAGCCCCGCCGCGATGCGCACCACCGCGCGGCGCGCGAGCTCCACGTTGGCCTCGAGCACGGCGAGGATGTCGGTCACCGCCACGTCGTCGGTTTCGGTCCGCCAGCAATCGTAGTCGGTCGCCAGCGCGATGGTCGCGAAACAGATTTCCGCCTCGCGCGCGAGCTTGGCTTCCTGGAGATTGGTCATGCCGATCACGCTCGCGCCCCAGCTCCGGTACAGGTGCGACTCGGCGCGCGTCGAGAACATCGGCCCTTCCATGCAGACGTAGGTTCCGCCCTCGTGCACGGTCGCGCCCGCATCGCGCACGGACTCGGCGACGAGCTTCGACAGCGGCGAGCAGAACGGATCGGCAAAGCTCACGTGTGCGACGCAGCCTCCTCCGAAGAACGTCGAGATGCGCCCGCGCGTGCGATCGATGAACTGGTCGGGCACCACGACGTGCCCCGGCGAGATCTCTTCGCGAAGACTGCCGACTGCCGAGATCGAGACGATCGCGTCGGCGCCGAGCTGCTTGAAGCCGTGGATGTTGGCCCGGTAGTTGAGCTCGCCCGGAGCGAGCCTGTGGCCGATGCCGTGCCTCGGCAGGAACGCGACGCGCTGGTTGCCGAGGCGGCCGACGACGTACGCGTCCGACGGCGATCCGAACGGCGTGTCGAGCACGGTTTCGTCCGCATGGACGAGGCCTTCCATGCGGTACAGGCCGCTTCCGCCGATGATTCCGAGCAGTGAGGACTGGGCCGTCATGGCTACGTTTCAGCCGCGCACGAAGCGCACCGCGGGGCCGGCTTCGATCGACAGAACCGGCACGGAAGGAAACAGCTCTCCATCGACGGTAAACGACTGCGGCTCGTCGAATTCGATGCGAACGGACCTGGCGATGTTGTCATACAGCG contains the following coding sequences:
- a CDS encoding PfkB family carbohydrate kinase, whose translation is MAKSVCVVGSVAIDNVETPNGSATDVLGGACSYFSVAASFFAPVNLVGVVGADFPEAERRFLVERGINIEGLEESAGETFRWTGRYHENLNIRDTLDLKLNVFENFQPKLPASYRGSEFVFLANIMPTLQADVLSQLEAPEYVGADTMDHWINSTPAELRTLLAQVDLLSINDSEALLLAKEGNVVRAARKILAMGPKHLIVKRGEYGALQFSDQEIFAVPAFPLENVVDPTGAGDSFAGGLFGSLAADGEVTSRSLRRAIVFGTVVASFTVEDFGLNRLRRLERSEIDTRFRQFMAITDFQS
- the mtnP gene encoding S-methyl-5'-thioadenosine phosphorylase; amino-acid sequence: MTAQSSLLGIIGGSGLYRMEGLVHADETVLDTPFGSPSDAYVVGRLGNQRVAFLPRHGIGHRLAPGELNYRANIHGFKQLGADAIVSISAVGSLREEISPGHVVVPDQFIDRTRGRISTFFGGGCVAHVSFADPFCSPLSKLVAESVRDAGATVHEGGTYVCMEGPMFSTRAESHLYRSWGASVIGMTNLQEAKLAREAEICFATIALATDYDCWRTETDDVAVTDILAVLEANVELARRAVVRIAAGLAAVRRTCNCGRALDHAVITSPQAIPPATRERLKLLIGRLT